A section of the Thauera chlorobenzoica genome encodes:
- a CDS encoding diguanylate cyclase: MLLVLCLGTALTVAIAQYDRRLGERSQSSRIEVRLQAAAFQLERTLSALVQLNHDVAAAILPERTVTAEKLRPLAEKLINDHRRIINVAVSRGLEVVFVHPLEGNEAVLGMHFDSRPEQMEGVRRAIERRTTVIAGPLSLVQSGRPGLIVRTPVFHPATAGEPGELWGMVSSVVELEGILEDAGLSSPALPLTLAIRGREGSGAQGPPFHGDPDLFRRPHVAVDVALPAGGRWRLAAAPPADDTEAAARRTRIYAGGSAISLTLALLLLYRSGAFGRGRSANPAPPFLPARTRIGIRAFLTGASLLALLPILAIGGWVSYRTAQQSTERFSQALAREIGDRLHDRVAAFFEVPRHFVAFNIEQARAGLLRHEKPEDLMRGFLSQIRQQPLLTFVSMGMADGEYYAASRPPHGADKALRMLHSRISDDYVMHIFRTDQTGRSTSLMSTGKGRFDARRRPWFEAALDSGSLAWYPAYRYAINDAEGAYDTMGIGMSAPLFDPHGSFIGVATADVALSQLSEFLRELTAGTRATAFIAEANGLLLANSALAPIYRLDGEEAVRIPLAESDSPLIRAAARTLTASAHPEGSASIPIDGGNFLFEWHSFALAQGPTLTIGLILPTSHFEAMASDTLRNILYLALAVMILSLMIGLVAADWVARPLGALSRASSRLARGNWQRTSGEPGPIREVATLFHAMDCVAAQLKRHTETLEHKVRERTEELEAANHKLAMLSLTDGLTGISNRRHFDEMLHSEWARALRTAQPLAILMVDIDLFKKYNDHYGHQAGDECLTRVAHAIQSCVKRAGDLVARYGGEEFAVICAESDLEKATALADILCHAVAAQALPHVLSPHGRVTVSIGVAATVPTPEVAPETLLRRADEALYRAKAGGRNRVNAETGNPQLVPAGPA; the protein is encoded by the coding sequence GTGCTCCTGGTCCTTTGCCTGGGCACGGCGCTGACCGTAGCCATCGCACAATACGACCGCCGGCTGGGCGAGCGGTCGCAGTCGAGCCGGATCGAAGTCCGCCTCCAGGCCGCGGCATTCCAGCTTGAACGCACGCTGTCCGCACTGGTGCAGCTGAACCACGATGTGGCCGCAGCCATCCTCCCCGAACGCACCGTCACCGCAGAAAAGCTGCGACCCCTCGCCGAAAAGCTCATCAACGACCACCGGCGGATCATCAACGTCGCCGTGTCGCGCGGCCTGGAGGTTGTGTTCGTCCACCCGCTCGAGGGCAACGAAGCCGTGCTGGGGATGCATTTCGACTCGCGCCCGGAACAGATGGAAGGGGTGCGGCGCGCGATCGAGCGGCGCACCACCGTGATTGCTGGCCCCCTGTCGCTGGTGCAGAGCGGGCGCCCCGGGCTGATCGTACGCACCCCCGTCTTCCACCCCGCCACCGCTGGCGAGCCGGGAGAGCTCTGGGGGATGGTATCTTCCGTCGTCGAGTTGGAAGGCATCCTCGAGGACGCGGGCCTGTCCTCTCCCGCCTTGCCTTTGACCCTGGCAATCCGCGGCCGCGAGGGCAGCGGCGCACAAGGCCCTCCCTTCCACGGCGACCCCGACCTGTTCCGACGCCCCCATGTCGCAGTAGACGTCGCGCTGCCGGCGGGCGGCCGATGGCGACTGGCCGCGGCCCCGCCAGCGGACGATACCGAGGCCGCAGCACGCCGCACCCGTATCTATGCCGGCGGCAGCGCGATCAGCCTCACCCTGGCGCTCCTGCTGCTATACCGCAGCGGAGCTTTCGGGCGCGGCCGCAGTGCTAACCCGGCGCCGCCGTTTCTTCCGGCAAGGACCCGGATCGGCATCCGCGCCTTCCTGACGGGAGCGTCGCTGCTGGCGCTCCTGCCCATCCTCGCGATCGGCGGGTGGGTGTCCTACCGCACTGCCCAGCAATCGACCGAGCGCTTCAGCCAGGCGCTGGCGCGGGAAATCGGCGACCGCCTGCACGATCGCGTAGCCGCCTTTTTCGAAGTGCCGCGGCATTTCGTCGCTTTCAACATCGAGCAGGCTCGGGCCGGCCTGCTGCGGCACGAAAAACCCGAAGACCTGATGCGCGGCTTCCTTTCCCAGATCCGTCAACAGCCGCTGCTCACCTTCGTTTCGATGGGCATGGCGGACGGCGAATACTACGCCGCCAGCCGCCCGCCGCACGGTGCCGACAAGGCCTTGCGGATGCTCCACTCACGCATCTCCGACGACTACGTGATGCACATTTTCCGTACCGATCAGACGGGCCGGAGCACAAGCCTGATGTCTACCGGCAAGGGCCGGTTCGATGCCAGGCGCCGCCCCTGGTTCGAAGCCGCCCTGGATTCGGGCAGTCTGGCCTGGTACCCGGCCTACCGCTATGCGATCAACGACGCCGAAGGGGCCTACGACACCATGGGCATCGGCATGTCCGCCCCGCTGTTCGACCCGCACGGCAGCTTCATCGGCGTCGCCACCGCCGATGTGGCGCTATCCCAGCTCAGCGAGTTCCTGCGCGAGCTGACCGCCGGCACCCGCGCGACCGCCTTCATTGCCGAAGCCAATGGCCTGTTGCTGGCGAACTCCGCGCTGGCTCCGATCTACCGCCTCGACGGCGAAGAGGCCGTCCGCATCCCCCTCGCGGAAAGCGACAGCCCGCTCATCCGTGCCGCCGCCCGAACCCTCACGGCATCCGCGCACCCCGAAGGCAGCGCATCCATTCCGATCGACGGCGGGAATTTCCTCTTCGAATGGCACAGCTTCGCGCTGGCGCAGGGGCCGACCCTGACCATCGGCCTGATCCTGCCGACCTCACACTTCGAAGCCATGGCCAGCGACACGCTGCGCAACATCCTCTACCTGGCACTGGCGGTGATGATCCTCAGCCTGATGATCGGCCTGGTCGCCGCCGACTGGGTGGCACGCCCCCTGGGAGCCTTGAGCCGAGCCTCTTCCAGGCTCGCCCGCGGCAACTGGCAGCGGACGTCGGGCGAACCCGGCCCGATCCGCGAAGTCGCCACCCTGTTCCATGCCATGGACTGCGTGGCGGCTCAGCTCAAGCGTCATACCGAAACCCTCGAACACAAGGTCAGGGAGCGCACCGAAGAGCTCGAAGCGGCCAACCACAAGCTCGCCATGCTGTCCCTCACCGACGGCCTGACCGGCATTTCCAACCGCCGCCACTTCGACGAAATGCTGCACAGCGAATGGGCCCGGGCACTGCGCACGGCGCAGCCGCTGGCGATCCTGATGGTCGACATCGACCTGTTCAAGAAATACAACGACCACTACGGCCATCAGGCCGGTGACGAGTGCCTGACCCGCGTCGCCCACGCGATCCAGTCCTGCGTCAAGCGTGCCGGAGACCTCGTCGCGCGCTACGGTGGGGAAGAATTCGCGGTGATCTGTGCCGAGTCGGATCTCGAAAAGGCCACCGCGCTCGCCGACATCCTGTGCCATGCTGTCGCCGCACAGGCGCTGCCGCACGTGCTGTCGCCCCACGGCAGGGTGACCGTCAGCATCGGCGTCGCCGCAACGGTGCCGACGCCGGAAGTGGCGCCGGAAACCCTGCTGCGCCGTGCCGACGAGGCGCTCTACCGCGCCAAGGCGGGCGGGCGCAACCGGGTTAACGCCGAGACCGGCAATCCGCAGCTGGTCCCCGCCGGCCCGGCCTGA